One segment of Macaca fascicularis isolate 582-1 chromosome 2, T2T-MFA8v1.1 DNA contains the following:
- the OPA1 gene encoding dynamin-like GTPase OPA1, mitochondrial isoform X9, producing MYSEVLDVLSDYDASYNTQDHLPRVVVVGDQSAGKTSVLEMIAQARIFPRGSGEMMTRSPVKVTLSEGPHHVALFKDSSREFDLTKEEDLAALRHEIELRMRKNVKEGCTVSPETISLNVKGPGLQRMVLVDLPGVINTVTSGMAPDTKETIFSISKAYMQNPNAIILCIQDGSVDAERSIVTDLVSQMDPHGRRTIFVLTKVDLAEKNVASPSRIQQIIEGKLFPMKALGYFAVVTGKGNSSESIEAIREYEEEFFQNSKLLKTSMLKAHQVTTRNLSLAVSDCFWKMVRESVEQQADSFKATRFNLETEWKNNYPRLRELDRNELFEKAKNEILDEVISLSQVTPKHWEEILQQSLWERVSTHVIENIYLPAAQTMNSGTFNTTVDIKLKQWTDKQLPNKAVEVAWETLQEEFSRFMTEPKGKEHDDIFDKLKEAVKEESIKRHKWNDFAEDSLRVIQHNALEDRSISDKQQWDAAIYFMEEALQARLKDTENAIENMVGPDWKKRWLYWKNRTQEQCVHNETKNELEKMLKCNEEHPAYLASDEITTVRKNLESRGVEVDPSLIKDTWHQVYRRHFLKTALNHCNLCRRGFYYYQRHFVDSELECNDVVLFWRIQRMLAITANTLRQQLTNTEVRRLEKNVKEVLEDFAEDSEKKIKLLTGKRVQLAEDLKKVREIQEKLDAFIEALHQEK from the exons ATGTATTCTGAAGTTCTTGATGTTCTCTCTGACTATGATGCCAGTTATAATACACAAGATCATCTACCACGG GTGGTTGTGGTTGGAGATCAGAGCGCTGGGAAGACTAGTGTGTTGGAAATGATTGCCCAAGCTCGAATATTCCCGAGAGGATCGGGGGAGATGATGACACGTTCTCCAGTTAAG GTGACTCTGAGTGAAGGTCCTCACCATGTGGCCTTATTTAAAGACAGTTCTCGGGAGTTTGATCTTACCAAAGAAGAAGAT CTTGCAGCATTAAGACATGAAATAGAACTTCGaatgagaaaaaatgtgaaagaaggcTGTACTGTTAGCCCTGAG ACCATATCCTTAAATGTAAAAGGCCCTGGACTACAGAGGATGGTGCTTGTTGACTTACCAGGTGTGATTAAT ACTGTGACATCAGGCATGGCTCCTGACACAAAGGAAACTATTTTCAGTATCAGCAAAGCTTACATGCAGAATCCTAATGCCATCATACTATGTATTCAAG acGGATCTGTGGATGCTGAGCGCAGTATTGTTACAGACTTGGTCAGTCAAATGGACCCTCATGGAAGGAGAACCATATTCGTTTTGACCAAAGTAGACCTGGCAGAGAAAAATGTAGCCAGTCCAAGCAGG attcagcAGATAATTGAAGGAAAGCTCTTCCCAATGAAAGCTTTAGGTTATTTTGCTGTTGTGACAGGAAAAG GGAACAGCTCTGAAAGCATTGAAGCTATAAGAGAATATGAAGAAGAGTTTTTTCAGAATTCGAAGCTCCTAAA gacaAGCATGCTAAAGGCACACCAAGTGACTACAAGAAATTTAAGCCTTGCAGTATCAGACTGCTTTTGGAAAATGGTACGAGAGTCCGTTGAACAACAGGCAGATAGTTTCAAAG caACACGTTTTAACCTTGAAACCGAGTGGAAGAACAACTATCCTCGCCTGCGGGAACTTGACCGG AATGAACTGTttgaaaaagctaaaaatgaaatCCTTGATGAAGTTATCAGTCTGAGCCAGGTTACACCAAAACATTG GGAGGAAATCCTTCAGCAGTCTTTGTGGGAAAGAGTGTCAACTCATGTGATTGAAAACATCTACCTTCCGGCTGCCCAGACCATGAATTCAGGAACTTTTAATACCACAGTGGATATCAAGCTTAAACAGTGGACTGATAAGCAGCTTCCTAATAAAGCAGTAGAG GTTGCTTGGGAGACCCTACAAGAAGAATTTTCCCGCTTCATGACAGAACCCAAAGGGAAAGAGCATGATGACATATTTGATAAACTTAAAGAGGCCGTTAAGGAAGAAAGTATTAAACGACACAAGTGGAATGACTTTGCGGAGGACAGCTTG aGGGTTATTCAACACAATGCTTTGGAAGACCGATCCATATCTGATAAACAGCAGTGGGATGCAGCTATTTATTTTATGGAAGAGGCTCTGCAGGCTCGTCTCAAGGATA ctgaaAATGCAATTGAAAACATGGTGGGTCCAGACTGGAAAAAGAGGTGGTTATACTGGAAGAATCGGACCCAAGAACAG tgtgtTCACAATGAAACCAAGAATGAATTGGAGAAGATGTTGAAATGTAATGAGGAGCACCCAGCTTATCTTGCAAGTGATGAAATAACCACAGTCCGGAAGAACCTTGAATCCCGAGGAGTAGAAGTAGATCCAAGCTTG atTAAGGATACTTGGCATCAAGTTTAtagaagacattttttaaaaacagctctaAACCATTGTAACCTTTGTCGAAGAGGTTTTTATTACTACCAGAGGCATTTTGTAGATTCTGAG tTGGAATGCAATGATGTGGTCTTGTTTTGGCGTATACAGCGCATGCTTGCTATCACTGCAAATACTTTAAGGCAACAACTTACAAACACTGAAG TTAGGCgattagagaaaaatgttaaagagGTATTGGAAGATTTTGCGGAAGACAGTGAGAAGAAGATTAAATTGCTTACTGGTAAACGTGTTCAACTGGCGGAAGACCTCA